GATGTGGTTGAAGGCCTTCACCACGTGCGACGCGGGCAGGTGCTCCTGGAGCATCTGCGAGGTCGTCGTCTTCTTCTCGTCGAGGTCGACGATGTGTCCGTCGCGCTCGAAGTAGTAGTTGTTCGTGTCGAGCACGACCTTCCCCTCGAGCGGAGCGACGGGGATCGCGTCGATCGCCTTCAGCGGCACGGTGACCACGACGATGTCACCGGCTGCGGCGGCATCCTGTGCCGAGGCCGCTCGCGCCTTGTCGCCGATCGAGGCGACGAGATCGGTGAGGGTCTCCGGACCTCGCGAGTTGGCGATCACGACGTCGTAGCCGTTCTGAGTGAAGCCCTTCGCGAGCGCCGTGCCGATGTGTCCTGCTCCGATGATTCCTACAGTCGTCATGACCGACCCCAACGGCACGGGCGGGGAGGTCATTCCCCCGCTTGAGAAATCAGCGACACAAATAATTAGCAGATCGAGGTATAGCAGTCAACCGGTGTGCTCGCGACCAGGCGGGGTTTTATCGTCTTCTTGTCGCACCCTCACGCGAGTGGTCGCAGGCCGGTGTTCGGGTCACCGTCCCGCTTGACCTGTGAGGGCGACGGCCCCCGGTGGACGCGGCTTCGGACCACCGGGGGCCGCTTCTTTATCCGCTGTCGTCGCGAGGTCGAGCGCAGGGGGTCCATCGCCGGTCCGTGCCCAGTGGGAGACTTGGTCGTCGGCGACGTCTCGATCGCCGTGAACGTCTTGCGAAGGATCCCGCGCCCGTGACCAGCGAAACCCGTCAAGTCCGCTCCGTCCGCTTCTACTCCGTCTGCATCGGCGTGGGCCTGTTGGCCGGGCTCCTGTCCGGACTCTTCGGCGTCGGCGGGGGTACCGTCATCGTCCCGCTCCTGGTGCTGCTGCTCGGCTTCAACCAGCGGCTGGCGGCGGGTACGTCGCTGGCCGCGATCGTGCCCACGGCATCCGTCGGCGTGATCTCGTACGCGGTGCACGGGTCGGTCGCCTGGATCCCGGCGCTCATCCTCGCCGCGGGCGCCGTCATCGGTGCGCAGATCGGCACCTGGCTGCTGCCGAAGCTCTCGCAGACGGCTCTGCGCTGGTCGTTCGTGGCGTTCCTCGCCGTGGTCATCGTGAGTCTGTACTTCGTCATCCCGTCGCGCGACGCCGACCTCGTCCTGACGTGGATCACCGGTCCGCTGCTCGGCGTGCTGGGCGTGATCACCGGCATCCTCGCCGGCCTCCTCGGCGTCGGCGGCGGCATCATCGTGGTCCCCGCGCTCATGCTGCTGTTCGGCACGAGCGACCTGGTCGCCAAGGGGACGTCGCTGCTCATGATGATCCCGGCCGCCGTGTCGGGGACCGTGGGCAACCTGCGCCGCTCCAACGTCGACCTGCGGGCGGCCGCGTGCGTCGGCCTCGCCGCGTGCACCACGACCGCGCTGGGAGCGTTCATCGCCACGCTGGTCGACCCGCTCGTGGGCAACATCCTCTTCTCGGTGTTCCTCGCCTTCATCGCCGTGCAGATGGGCATCAAGGCGGTGCGGGGCCGCCACCAGCGCTGAGGCGGTTTCGGGGCCGTGCGAGGTCGGCCCAGCGCCGAGGGTCTCGCGGCTGCGCCGGTCGCCACGAGCGCTGAGGCGGTGTCAGCGCCCTGCGAGATCGCCCGGGCTCCGAGGCTCGCGTGGCCTTGCTGGTCGCCGCCGGCGCTGAGGCGGTGTCGGTGGCCGTCGGTAGACTGACGCGGTGCCCGTGAATCCTGATCTGGTCGGTCGTGCCT
The DNA window shown above is from Microbacterium proteolyticum and carries:
- a CDS encoding NADPH-dependent F420 reductase, whose product is MTTVGIIGAGHIGTALAKGFTQNGYDVVIANSRGPETLTDLVASIGDKARAASAQDAAAAGDIVVVTVPLKAIDAIPVAPLEGKVVLDTNNYYFERDGHIVDLDEKKTTTSQMLQEHLPASHVVKAFNHIMAADILTDGSPAGTPNRRALATSSDSDDAVALVTRIYDEFGYDTVNIGPLSESWRVERDQPAYVVRQNADELTQNLARAER
- a CDS encoding sulfite exporter TauE/SafE family protein produces the protein MTSETRQVRSVRFYSVCIGVGLLAGLLSGLFGVGGGTVIVPLLVLLLGFNQRLAAGTSLAAIVPTASVGVISYAVHGSVAWIPALILAAGAVIGAQIGTWLLPKLSQTALRWSFVAFLAVVIVSLYFVIPSRDADLVLTWITGPLLGVLGVITGILAGLLGVGGGIIVVPALMLLFGTSDLVAKGTSLLMMIPAAVSGTVGNLRRSNVDLRAAACVGLAACTTTALGAFIATLVDPLVGNILFSVFLAFIAVQMGIKAVRGRHQR